One window of the Microvirga mediterraneensis genome contains the following:
- a CDS encoding NUDIX hydrolase: MSPTPIPAVIAVVIREDRTLLVRRANPPDAGLWGFPGGKIEFGETVTDAVTRELLEETGIQAEARDVITTLDVLVRSSSGAVEQHYILIAVQCRWVAGEPVAGDDALEARWFDLAELDPGRLPMSADVDVIARQAHAASNHDGI; encoded by the coding sequence ATGTCCCCTACTCCCATTCCCGCCGTCATCGCCGTTGTCATCCGCGAAGACCGGACATTGCTGGTGCGCCGGGCCAACCCGCCCGATGCGGGCCTTTGGGGCTTTCCCGGCGGCAAGATCGAGTTTGGCGAGACGGTCACGGATGCCGTGACCCGGGAGCTTCTGGAGGAGACGGGAATCCAGGCCGAGGCCCGGGACGTCATCACCACGCTCGATGTTCTCGTGCGGTCTTCATCCGGCGCGGTGGAGCAGCACTACATCCTGATCGCCGTGCAATGCCGCTGGGTGGCGGGCGAGCCCGTCGCCGGCGACGATGCCCTGGAGGCGCGTTGGTTCGACCTTGCGGAACTCGATCCGGGCCGCCTGCCCATGAGCGCGGACGTGGACGTGATCGCCCGGCAGGCTCACGCGGCTTCGAACCACGACGGGATCTGA
- a CDS encoding outer membrane protein codes for MRHSALGLLAATAALAIAASTAHAADLPSRYSPAPAYNALPIFTWTGFYAGLNAGYGWNVGDSRYYDPAFGTVRGSRGGGFVGGAQAGYNYQFGMFVAGVETDLQYAAVGNKGASYGTTYYDGDSDGFFGTIRARAGVAFDRALVYGTGGFAYGDIGGNRGYDPVLGHHTGDEVNWGWTLGGGVEYAITNNFTAKVEGLYVDLDTKDNYVLGGRVNVNRDAEFGVIRAGLNYKFN; via the coding sequence ATGCGTCACTCTGCTCTTGGACTTCTCGCGGCCACTGCGGCTCTCGCCATCGCGGCTTCGACGGCTCACGCGGCTGACCTGCCGAGCCGCTACTCTCCTGCTCCGGCCTACAATGCGCTCCCGATCTTCACCTGGACGGGCTTCTATGCCGGTCTGAACGCAGGCTATGGCTGGAACGTCGGCGACAGCCGCTACTACGATCCGGCCTTCGGCACGGTCCGGGGCAGCCGCGGCGGCGGCTTCGTGGGCGGCGCCCAGGCTGGCTACAATTACCAGTTCGGCATGTTCGTGGCCGGCGTCGAGACCGACCTTCAGTATGCCGCCGTCGGCAACAAGGGCGCGTCCTACGGCACCACGTATTATGACGGCGATTCCGACGGCTTCTTCGGCACGATCCGCGCCCGCGCCGGCGTCGCCTTCGACCGCGCCCTGGTCTACGGCACGGGCGGCTTCGCCTATGGCGATATCGGCGGCAACCGCGGCTACGACCCGGTGCTCGGCCACCACACCGGTGACGAAGTCAACTGGGGCTGGACCCTCGGCGGCGGCGTGGAATATGCCATCACCAACAACTTCACCGCCAAGGTCGAAGGCCTCTATGTCGACCTCGACACGAAGGACAACTACGTGCTCGGCGGCCGCGTGAACGTGAACCGCGATGCGGAATTCGGCGTCATCCGCGCAGGTCTGAACTACAAGTTCAACTGA
- a CDS encoding PAS domain-containing sensor histidine kinase — translation MTGGPDPFEALIAQLAAEPDLSLLARPGTGVLVWDQAGERLLWASPAAAALRGALTDEAGRTLPGLRARDRIKALAGGLAPRHGALKERLRLDPSRPWLPVATLCRLASLETGETVLVTAFVGPVPKVASSLRTVRQSEPPSIEPSAPVEGDATRLPDRRPGPVRFIWHTDAATRFTDVSHDLPLAVGAMAGNIVGQTWEEVSRSVVEDPDGSVAALFGRRETWSGRTILWSIDNSSLQVPVDWAGMPVFGPGRELIGFRGFGLLRMDDVQERTIPDAAADLIAQSLVNGETLPFRPPEEMPGEEPTAEAAQSDEDTWFSNLRDQVAAALSGPKPPDPEPIERPRPAEKQSQASGLSSTERNAFREIARALGARLEEGAPLPEEAEAGEEPGPRLVPPSTAPEDHTGILNRLPIGILVHRGEAILFANRFLLDLTGYEDIDQIRSEGGLVHLFRGSPVLSGAGDEDSALALTTRANENISVAVRASSTEWDGEPADLMVIRRALSLETAPPQDSRIQELEAILDTATDGVIVLNETGRILSLNRSAEALFGYDEQAVAGDAITVLLAPESHMVALDYLESLRSPGMRSLLNDGREVVGRERQGGAIPLFMTMGRLGDGPDRRFCAVLRDITAFKRTEGELLGAKHAAEEASAQKSDLLATISHEIRTPLNAILGFAEVMLEERFGSIGNDRYKEYLKDIHASGSHVISLVNDLLDLAKIEAGRLELSFTGVSLNELVSSCVTLLQPQAARDRIVMRMSFAPKLPPVVADERSMRQIVLNLVSNAIKFTDAGGQVIVSTAMTDRGEVAFRVRDTGIGMTPEEVEAALEPFRQLATSRRRGGTGLGLPLTKALVEANRGALQIASQPSEGTLVEVIFPPTRVMAE, via the coding sequence ATGACGGGTGGTCCCGACCCATTCGAAGCGCTGATCGCGCAGCTCGCCGCCGAGCCGGACCTGAGCCTTCTGGCCCGGCCGGGTACGGGCGTGCTCGTCTGGGATCAGGCGGGGGAGAGGCTGCTCTGGGCCTCGCCTGCCGCAGCGGCATTGAGGGGCGCCCTCACGGATGAAGCCGGCCGGACACTCCCGGGCCTCCGGGCGCGCGATCGGATCAAGGCTCTGGCGGGAGGATTGGCCCCCCGCCACGGCGCCTTGAAGGAGCGCCTGCGGCTCGATCCGTCTCGGCCCTGGCTGCCGGTTGCAACCCTCTGCCGCCTGGCGTCGCTCGAGACCGGCGAGACCGTTCTCGTGACGGCCTTCGTCGGACCCGTGCCGAAAGTTGCCTCGTCCCTCCGCACGGTACGGCAATCGGAGCCGCCGAGCATCGAGCCGTCAGCACCGGTGGAAGGCGATGCCACTCGTCTGCCGGACAGGCGCCCCGGTCCGGTTCGCTTCATCTGGCACACGGATGCGGCAACCCGTTTCACCGATGTATCACATGACCTTCCCCTGGCTGTGGGAGCCATGGCGGGCAATATCGTCGGCCAGACCTGGGAGGAGGTGTCGCGGAGCGTCGTGGAGGATCCGGACGGCAGCGTCGCGGCCCTGTTCGGCCGCCGCGAGACCTGGAGCGGGCGCACGATCCTCTGGAGCATCGACAATTCCTCCCTGCAGGTCCCCGTCGATTGGGCCGGTATGCCGGTCTTCGGTCCGGGCCGGGAGCTCATCGGATTCCGGGGCTTCGGTCTTTTGCGCATGGATGACGTCCAGGAGCGGACGATCCCGGACGCGGCCGCCGACCTGATCGCGCAAAGTCTTGTCAACGGCGAGACCCTGCCGTTCCGTCCGCCTGAGGAAATGCCCGGGGAGGAGCCCACCGCCGAAGCCGCGCAATCAGACGAGGACACATGGTTTTCGAACTTGCGCGACCAGGTAGCTGCCGCGCTCTCCGGCCCCAAGCCGCCTGATCCGGAACCCATCGAACGCCCCCGCCCTGCGGAGAAGCAGTCTCAGGCCTCGGGCCTCTCAAGCACGGAACGCAACGCCTTCCGGGAAATCGCACGCGCCCTTGGAGCACGCCTGGAGGAGGGTGCGCCTCTCCCCGAGGAAGCTGAGGCGGGTGAAGAGCCGGGCCCGCGCCTTGTACCGCCATCGACGGCCCCGGAGGATCACACCGGTATTCTCAACCGGCTGCCCATCGGCATCCTGGTTCATCGCGGCGAGGCCATCCTTTTCGCCAACCGGTTCCTGCTGGACCTGACCGGCTACGAGGACATCGACCAGATCCGGTCCGAGGGTGGTCTTGTTCACCTGTTCCGAGGGTCTCCTGTTCTCAGCGGGGCAGGGGACGAGGATTCCGCCCTCGCGCTGACCACGCGGGCTAACGAGAACATCTCCGTCGCCGTGCGCGCGTCCTCGACCGAATGGGATGGCGAACCTGCGGACCTGATGGTCATCCGTAGGGCCTTGAGCCTGGAGACGGCGCCGCCGCAGGACAGCCGCATCCAGGAGCTGGAGGCGATCCTCGACACGGCCACGGACGGTGTGATCGTGCTCAACGAGACCGGGCGGATCCTCTCGCTCAACCGCTCGGCCGAAGCGCTGTTCGGCTATGACGAGCAGGCGGTGGCGGGCGATGCCATCACTGTGCTCCTGGCGCCGGAGAGCCACATGGTGGCCCTCGATTATCTCGAAAGCCTGCGCTCGCCGGGGATGCGAAGCCTGCTCAACGACGGGCGCGAGGTCGTCGGCCGCGAGCGTCAGGGCGGGGCGATTCCGCTCTTCATGACCATGGGGCGCCTGGGCGACGGGCCGGACCGGCGCTTCTGCGCGGTTCTTCGCGACATCACGGCGTTCAAGAGGACCGAGGGCGAGCTCCTCGGCGCCAAGCACGCCGCCGAGGAGGCGAGCGCTCAGAAATCCGATCTCCTGGCCACGATCAGCCACGAGATCCGCACGCCCCTGAACGCCATTCTCGGCTTCGCCGAGGTCATGCTCGAAGAGCGGTTCGGGTCCATCGGCAACGACCGCTACAAGGAATACCTCAAGGACATTCACGCGTCCGGCTCCCATGTGATCAGCCTCGTCAACGATCTCCTGGATCTCGCCAAGATCGAGGCCGGCCGGCTGGAACTGTCCTTCACCGGGGTAAGCCTGAACGAGCTGGTCTCGTCCTGCGTGACCCTGCTTCAGCCGCAGGCCGCGCGGGACCGCATCGTCATGCGTATGAGTTTTGCCCCGAAGCTGCCGCCGGTGGTGGCCGACGAGCGCTCCATGCGCCAGATCGTGCTCAACCTCGTATCCAACGCCATCAAGTTCACGGACGCAGGCGGGCAGGTCATCGTCTCCACGGCCATGACCGACCGGGGCGAGGTGGCCTTCCGGGTGCGCGATACGGGCATCGGCATGACCCCGGAGGAGGTCGAGGCCGCCCTTGAGCCGTTCCGCCAGCTCGCCACGTCGCGCAGGCGCGGCGGCACCGGGCTCGGCCTGCCGCTCACCAAGGCGCTCGTCGAGGCGAACCGGGG
- a CDS encoding phasin family protein → MAEVKKPRAKTTAKTAQKATDLVEMAAIPAAETIEAVAEAKPAPLPATIAGPAEAGAIFSSAKKQGDVFRKAMSEAVAASAKGALEVNDKIIDAMNSQRHAALDLWRSAISPTPLPEVLKVQSQATRQAYETASAQWKDIAETTALWFTKSLEPLQSALHRSGR, encoded by the coding sequence ATGGCGGAAGTGAAGAAGCCCAGAGCCAAGACGACAGCGAAGACCGCGCAGAAGGCCACCGATCTCGTCGAGATGGCAGCCATCCCGGCCGCCGAGACGATCGAGGCCGTAGCGGAAGCGAAGCCCGCTCCGCTGCCTGCAACGATCGCTGGGCCCGCTGAGGCAGGTGCCATCTTCTCGTCCGCCAAGAAGCAGGGTGACGTCTTCCGCAAGGCCATGAGCGAGGCCGTGGCGGCATCGGCCAAGGGTGCCCTGGAAGTGAACGACAAGATCATCGACGCCATGAACTCACAGCGCCATGCCGCTCTGGACCTGTGGCGCTCGGCGATCAGCCCCACCCCGCTTCCCGAGGTCCTCAAGGTCCAGAGCCAGGCGACGCGTCAGGCTTACGAGACCGCCTCCGCCCAGTGGAAGGACATCGCCGAGACGACGGCCCTCTGGTTCACCAAGAGCCTGGAGCCGCTGCAATCGGCGCTGCACCGCTCGGGCCGCTGA
- a CDS encoding phasin, with amino-acid sequence MATNPTQGYEVPPEMRDFAEKSVEQARKAIDGFMSAAQKTADTFEGSATTVQASAKDAARKTFAYTEQNLSAAFDLAQRMVRAKDMQEAMQIQAEFVRSQFEAMQTQMKEFGSLAQTAMKQPGSKK; translated from the coding sequence ATGGCCACGAATCCGACCCAAGGTTACGAAGTTCCCCCGGAAATGCGCGACTTCGCCGAGAAGAGCGTCGAGCAGGCCCGCAAGGCCATCGACGGCTTCATGAGTGCCGCCCAGAAGACGGCCGACACCTTCGAAGGCTCCGCGACCACCGTCCAGGCCAGCGCCAAGGATGCCGCGCGCAAGACCTTCGCCTATACCGAGCAGAACCTGTCCGCCGCCTTCGACCTCGCGCAGCGGATGGTGCGCGCCAAGGACATGCAGGAAGCCATGCAGATCCAGGCCGAGTTCGTCCGCAGCCAGTTCGAGGCGATGCAGACCCAGATGAAGGAATTCGGCTCCCTGGCTCAGACGGCCATGAAGCAGCCGGGTTCCAAGAAGTAA